The Mus pahari chromosome 22, PAHARI_EIJ_v1.1, whole genome shotgun sequence genome includes the window ACCAGAGATGACTGGTAGAGGTGAGTGCCATACATTTTAGTACAGATGGGTCATCAGGATGGCTTCCTTGAGTATGAGGCTTACTATTTTCTCTAGCCATGTAGAGTTAGGGAGGGGATAGGCCGAAGAGAAGCAAAAGATGTGGCCTGTTCCCTTTGGTCTGATGTGTAGAGTTAATTTATACAGCTAACCTGGGATTTGGACATTGGGAATCTCAGTATTCCTCAGTGAGGCTCAGCCATGTGCTGAAGTGCTACCTGCTGTACTTCACACACACAGGACTGAGTTGGGTAGGGGAGAGCAGCCCCTGGGCTCacatctcctctctctgctgtatCTCTGCAGTATGACTTCTCCTTGGAAAAGAAAACCATTGAGTGGGCTGAAGATATTAAACTAATCCAAGAAGCTCAGCGAGAAGCAGAGCGGAAGGCCGAGGAAGCAGAAGCTAAAGTGAATTCCAAGAGTGGTCCAGAGGGTGACAGCAAAGTGAGCTTCCCCAAGACTCACAATACAGCCACAATGCCGCCTCCTATTAACCCCATCCTTGCCAGCTTACAGCACAACAGCATCCTCACTCCAACTCGGGTCAGCAGTAGTGCCACAAAGCAGAAAGTTCTCAGCCCACCCCACACAAAGGCAGATTTCAATCCTGCTGACTTCGAGTGTGAAGAGGACCCATTTGATAATCTGGAGTTAAAAACTATTGATgagaaggaagagctgagaaacaTTCTGGTAGGAACCACTGGACCCATAATGGCTCAGTTATTGGACAGTAACACACCCCGGGGAAGCTCGGGGACTGTGCTACAGGATGAGGAGGTCTTGGCATCCTTGGAGCAGGCAACCTTAGACTTCAAGCCTCTTCATAAACCCAATGGCTTTATAACCTTACCACAGTTGGGCAACTGTGAAAAGATGTCGCTGTCTTCCAAAGTGTCCCTCCCCCCTATTCCTACAGTAAGCAATATCAAATCTCTGTCCTTCCCCAAACTTGACTCTGATGACAGCAATCAGAAGACAGTCAAGCTCGCGAGCACTTTCCATAGCACATCCTGCCTCCGAAGTGGCGCCTCCCGGAGTCTCCTAAAGCCTTCCACCCAAAGCAGTGCCAGTGAGCTCAATGGGGACCACACTCTTGGGCTTTCAGCTTTGAACTTGAACAGTGGCACAGAGGTGCCAACACTGACAGCCTCCCAGATGCCTTCCCTGTCTAGCGTGTCTGTGTGTACAGAAGAATCGTCACCTCCAAATACATGCCCCACAGTAAGTTTTCAGTCCTAATTTATATTCCAAAGGTGTCTTCGGTGATCCCATTTAGCAGTAGACTTGCTTCCCACAAGGCTTAGTGATTGATAGTGCATGGAGAATGGCTTTgttttctgatagaattctgctcATTTCCTGAGGGCAGCTTGTATCTTTATTTTTGGTtcttcttcagtgctggggatcaaacccaggcactCTGCTACCACACTACATCCCCAGCCAAAGTTTGCTTAGTGTTTACCTCCCTGCATCTTTAGGATCTTCTCCTTTGTAAATAAGAGACAACACAACTTTTGTGAATTTCTCTGTCTAATCTTGGTTCCTTTTAGTGCTGCTATGTCTTAATaggttttgtcttattttgtcttGGTGGTTTtagttgagacaaggtcttcctatATGGCCTagatctcctgcctccacctcttacgtcctgggattacaggtgtgcatcccTGTGCCTGGCTGTGTCGTGATCTCTGTCACCCATTTTCTTTCTAGACCTGTGGGTGTCCTTGGTACACCCTctcctttcctagcttccccattctacctccctctcccttttaaaaaaaatcacaatgtggTTCTTTGGGGTTAAATTTCTTCAGACCACATGGTTCCTAGCAATGGTTAGAAATCTGTTATTAAATCTATAGAATGTagttgtgtgctttttttttttttctcctgtcaaCAGTATGCACTGGGCAGTTTGAAAAAAGAGAGCTAAGGGAAACCTCTACTGAGTTCTCACACTTTTAATATATTAGGATGGATTAATAAAAAGATTACAACTTTCCTCACCCCATAGAAAATCTATTTTGCTACAAAATGGGGGCAAAACAGGGCGGTTTCTTTGTCACATAGTATAAGGTTAGCTCCTGATGTGGTGTTGCAGCCCCAGAACATGTTTCCATAACCTGAGCCATAAATCTTAGACGTCCCAGAGGCTCATGCTACACTAGCTcagagatgtttttatttttaattttttaaaagctttttaaaaatttttatgtattcaccattgctctcttcagacacaccagaaagggcatcaggccccattacacatggttgtgagccaccatgtgattgctgggaattgaactcaggaccttaggtaAATGATGCTTTAGGTAAGTGAAAAGCACCCTGGAAAGATAGGGGTTGCTCAGCCAGTACCCAGCCTCATGTAGATGAACCCTTAGAGAACAAAACCAGAGAACTAACAGTAGAGCTCTTTCTCAACCAGAACACCGAGCATTAGCCATTGTTTGGCCAGATGACCTGACCTTCAGAGTCAGAAGTGTCTTGGTGAACTTGCTTTCATTCATAAGTCTGAACAGCTGGAGTTGTGGTGTTCTTTTAAGGGAGTCTTGCTTATCTCCCTTGCGGACAAAGCCTGGTTCCCAGCTAGGCCTTCATAGCGTGAGGCCTGGGGATCCTCAGTGAGAGCAGCACATTTCTTCATGATCATGGTGCCCACGGCTCAGAGTGGTGCACCTCTCGCACCCCTCAGATGGGGATGTTAGCAGAACTGTGCCTGGAACCAGGCTCTGACTATCTTAGAtggcccttttctctttccttttctttcttttcttgagatgggtttctctatatagccctgctGTGCTGTAGAACTTTATCTATCTTTACATCTACCAAATTCACAGAtagttgcctgcctctgcctcctgcctcctctgcctctgcctctgcctctgcctctgccgcctcTGCCTCGTCTCTTgggtgtaccaccaccaccaccaggctagATGGCTATTCAGTTTCACTATTCAGATTTTGATTTCATGGTTTactgtttatataaaataacattagAAGTTAAGGAACTCATAGGTCCTTTTGAGAATAGTCATGAAATGGGCCCTTATTCTTAGGTAGTGTGGAACTGCCTTTCCGGCCTTCAGAGTCTTTTGAGTGAGGCTCTTTATGCCCTGGGCCACTTATCCATTTCATACACTCATAGTCAGGCTCCTTCCACTTGCAGTTTCTGCAGGAGATCACTTTCCATGTAGACTTCTCTGACTCTAAATTTATTAATTATAgctattgtcttagggtttctattccagcacaaaacatcatgcccaagaagcaagttggggaggaaagggtttattcagcttacacttccatactgctgttcatcaccaaaggaagtcaggactggaactcacacagggcaggaacttggaggcaggagctgatgcacaggccatggagggtgctgcttactggcttgctttccctggcttgctcagcctgctctcttatagaacctaagattaccagcccagggatggcaccacccacaatgggccctcccacccttgatcactaattgagaaaatgcctgatagctggatctcatggaggcatttcctcaaaggatgctcccttctctgtgataactctagccggTGTCAAGTTGAAAGCTGACACGCAGAACCAGCCAGGATGCCATTAAACAAACTATAGCACTTATtgatctttatattttctttttgcccTTTGGGTTTTGGAAACTCAGCCCTAGCTGCCTGGCACTTGGGGGTAGGGGCGGTCTGCTTGTACCTCCTAGGTACTAGCGTTAGATAAACTTCTCTTTTAAATTGTTGCCAGCATTTAGaatcctttggtttttttgtttgtttgtttgtttttttgttttttgtttttggtttttctgagacagggtttcttagtgttgccctgactgtcctggaactcactctgtagaccaggctggcctcgaactcagaaatccacctgcctctgcctcccgagtgctgggattaaagttgtgcaccaccagcACCCGGCGAATCCTTTGGTTTTAGGCCTTTTAATGTGTTTAGGATTTTATATGTTGCCATTACTTGATCACGTGTAGCTGTCAGAGAACAGCTCTGGAGTCTGGTCTCTCCTGCCACCTTTACTTGGCCTCGACCACTCTGGCCTAGGTTGTCAGGGttggatgagaaagaaatgccTTTAACCTGGTGAGCCACTttgccaggaatggtggcatgcctgtagtccctctactcagaaggcagaggcaggacgatCGTTGAGCCCACGAGCTTTTGTTGTCATCTTCATTCCcgtttgttatttttattcctttcctcttcttcttttttagacAGGGATTTATGTGTAATACCGGCTAGCTTAAAACTCagtgtagaccatactggcctaGGTCTTACAGaaacctgcctgtgcctcctgaaaTGGCATTACCAAACTGGTGAGaccctgagtttgagaccagcttgggcaaAATGTCAAGGAATTAAAACCAACCCACTAACCAAAGGTTTATGTTACAAACTAGCTCTTGACATGTCCTTTTCTCCAGCTCTCCAGTCAGGTATTTTGAAGTCATTAACCTCTCCCTCATTTATTCCTCTGATGGAATGAAGGGAGTTGGCTTTACTGTGCTGCCTAGGTTCCCCTTGGATTTTGGTAATCTCTATACCTTCATTTCCCCAGTTGCTGGACCGTAGGTATCCATCCCATTGTGTCTCGTTTTTCAATAATCTGTTGAGATTTATCCCTGTCCTCTCAAAcagctgaatgtgtgtgtgtgaggcagggtctcattgtgtagcttgtctgttcactgtgtagccaaggctagcctttaTCTTTGTGTACATGTGCTCTCATGGAGGACAGAAGTATCTTCTTTAGTCACTTTGTACATTACCTAAAGGTTGTTGATGAGGAtgggcactgggattacagccatgcacCACCGTGTATGCTGGGGATTTAAGTCAGCTCCTCATCCTGTGTAGAAAGCCTTTACCAatagtcatttctccagccctgtccttgaTGTGCCTCagcctcgtgagtgctgggattgctccTTGTctagttttgtttccttgtttctcttAAAACCATTGCTGaaatttctgtagtttttttgcttttgtttttggcaAAGTCTTGCATgacccaggttggcctcgaacttgaTCCggtgcttctgcctcctgagtagccTAGTGCCTGAGGTAgtcaggaactagagttacagttgtgagctgccatgcggtaCTGTGAAGCAAACCTGACCCTTTGGCAGGAGCATAGATACTCTTAActgcagtgccatccctggagaAGCCCCCGTGATCCCAGCATTGCAGAGGATTCTGAGGCTGGTTCTGTTCACCTCCACTT containing:
- the Ubap1 gene encoding ubiquitin-associated protein 1 isoform X1, whose translation is MASKKLGADFHGTFSYLDDVPFKIGDKFKTPAKVGLPIGFSLPDCLQVVREMQYDFSLEKKTIEWAEDIKLIQEAQREAERKAEEAEAKVNSKSGPEGDSKVSFPKTHNTATMPPPINPILASLQHNSILTPTRVSSSATKQKVLSPPHTKADFNPADFECEEDPFDNLELKTIDEKEELRNILVGTTGPIMAQLLDSNTPRGSSGTVLQDEEVLASLEQATLDFKPLHKPNGFITLPQLGNCEKMSLSSKVSLPPIPTVSNIKSLSFPKLDSDDSNQKTVKLASTFHSTSCLRSGASRSLLKPSTQSSASELNGDHTLGLSALNLNSGTEVPTLTASQMPSLSSVSVCTEESSPPNTCPTVTPLNFSVSQVPNMPSCPQAYLELQALSPSERQCVETVVNMGYSYDCVLRAMKKKGENIEQILDYLFAHGQLCEKGFDPLLVEEALEMHQCSEEKMMEFLQLMSKFKEMGFELKDIKEVLLLHNNDQDNALEDLMARAGAS